One stretch of Chlamydia abortus DNA includes these proteins:
- a CDS encoding OmpH family outer membrane protein, giving the protein MKKSLGSVFLTFLTLAGMQQVCADESSNKGVLGVVSLKRCLEESAFGKKETEELENMKQQFSKNSEKMEEELSSLYNKLQDEDYIESLSTSAAEELRKKFEELSAEYNALQSQYYQMLNQTNMKRVQKLIQEVKKASAKVREQTGLYAILNDEVVLSIDSSADKTDEIIKILDESFKNN; this is encoded by the coding sequence ATGAAAAAATCATTAGGCTCTGTTTTTCTAACTTTTCTAACTTTAGCAGGTATGCAGCAAGTTTGTGCTGATGAAAGCTCTAACAAGGGTGTCTTGGGCGTTGTCAGTTTGAAGCGTTGTTTAGAAGAATCTGCTTTTGGGAAAAAAGAAACGGAAGAGCTAGAAAACATGAAACAACAGTTCTCAAAAAATTCTGAAAAAATGGAAGAAGAACTGTCGTCACTTTATAACAAATTACAAGACGAAGATTATATCGAGAGTCTCTCTACTTCAGCTGCTGAAGAATTAAGAAAAAAGTTCGAGGAACTTTCCGCAGAATACAATGCTTTACAATCGCAATACTACCAAATGTTGAACCAAACCAACATGAAAAGAGTTCAAAAACTCATACAAGAAGTAAAAAAAGCTTCTGCAAAAGTAAGAGAACAAACAGGTTTGTACGCGATCTTGAACGATGAAGTGGTTCTATCCATTGATTCTAGCGCTGATAAAACTGATGAGATTATCAAAATTCTTGATGAATCTTTCAAAAATAACTAA
- the lpxD gene encoding UDP-3-O-(3-hydroxymyristoyl)glucosamine N-acyltransferase, producing MPQELVYTLQQLADLLKVEVQGNTETPISGVEEISAAKAHHVTFLDNEKYARFIKITEAGAIILSKAQAQKYGHLNKNFLIVSEFPSIAFQKCIELFISPVDSGFPGIHPTAVIHPTASIGKDVCIEPYAVICQHACIGDSTYIGTGSVIGAYSTLGEHCLVHPKVVVRERVEIGKRVIIQPGAVIGSCGFGYITNAFGRHKHLKHLGKVIIEDDVEIGANTTIDRGRFKNSVIREGTKIDNQVQIAHHVEVGKHSMIVAQAGIAGSTKIGNHVIIGGQTGITGHISITDHVIMMAQTGVTKSISSPGIYGGAPARPYQEIHRQVAKIRSLPKLEERLGMLEEKVKGLSAQSTELQITP from the coding sequence ATGCCTCAAGAGCTGGTCTATACTCTTCAACAGTTAGCAGACTTATTAAAAGTTGAAGTTCAAGGAAATACAGAAACTCCTATTTCTGGTGTTGAAGAGATAAGTGCAGCTAAAGCTCACCATGTAACGTTTCTTGATAATGAAAAATATGCGCGTTTTATCAAGATTACTGAAGCTGGGGCTATTATTTTATCAAAGGCTCAAGCTCAAAAGTACGGTCATTTAAATAAGAATTTCCTTATAGTCTCGGAATTTCCATCTATAGCTTTTCAGAAATGCATAGAATTATTCATTTCCCCTGTTGACTCAGGGTTCCCAGGAATTCATCCTACAGCCGTTATTCATCCCACAGCATCCATAGGTAAAGATGTTTGTATAGAGCCTTATGCTGTTATATGCCAACACGCATGTATTGGAGATTCTACCTACATAGGCACTGGTAGTGTTATAGGCGCATATTCTACTCTTGGAGAACATTGTTTAGTACATCCTAAAGTAGTCGTTCGCGAACGTGTAGAGATCGGTAAGCGTGTGATCATTCAGCCTGGAGCTGTTATCGGTTCCTGTGGTTTTGGTTACATTACCAATGCTTTTGGCCGGCATAAACATCTCAAGCATTTGGGAAAAGTGATTATCGAAGATGATGTTGAAATAGGAGCGAATACGACCATAGATAGAGGGCGTTTCAAAAATAGCGTCATACGTGAAGGTACGAAAATCGACAATCAAGTACAAATAGCTCACCATGTGGAAGTAGGGAAACATAGTATGATTGTTGCGCAAGCAGGAATCGCTGGTTCTACAAAAATTGGTAACCACGTTATTATTGGAGGGCAAACAGGAATTACAGGTCATATTTCAATAACAGACCATGTAATTATGATGGCTCAAACTGGAGTTACTAAATCTATAAGCTCTCCTGGTATCTATGGAGGAGCTCCCGCTCGTCCATATCAAGAAATCCATCGTCAAGTTGCTAAAATCCGTAGTCTACCTAAATTAGAAGAACGTTTAGGAATGTTAGAAGAAAAGGTTAAGGGATTATCTGCACAATCTACAGAATTACAAATAACCCCCTAA
- a CDS encoding thiamine pyrophosphate-dependent enzyme has translation MPDAFHYNIASKASDEATVKNIIDIYGPPRCVELLKYMLLIREFETRGEEAYLEGLVGGFYHSYSGQEAVATAALANTGLDQWFFSSYRCHALAVLLNIPLRSLAAELLGKETGCALGRGGSMHMCGPNFPGGFGIVGGQIPLAAGAAFAIKYRGEDKISLGFMGDGAVAQGVFHETLNFTALHSLPLMLIIENNGWGMGTALNHAIAKQPIGESQGASYGIRSFTLNGFDLFNCLLGFKEAYEYMQKTRLPVIVECLCSRFRGHSISDPNLYRSKEEMECLIKKDPIVFAKKWLIQLGVMSEESFQALREECKNKVLKAFTEAKSDPEPTIATLEEGVYA, from the coding sequence ATGCCCGACGCTTTTCATTACAATATCGCTTCTAAAGCATCTGATGAAGCAACTGTAAAAAACATTATTGATATATATGGCCCCCCTCGTTGTGTAGAACTCTTGAAATACATGTTACTCATTCGTGAGTTTGAAACACGAGGAGAAGAGGCATATTTGGAAGGTTTGGTTGGTGGTTTTTACCACTCCTATAGTGGTCAAGAAGCGGTTGCTACCGCAGCATTGGCTAATACAGGATTAGATCAATGGTTTTTCTCTTCCTACCGCTGTCACGCTCTTGCCGTATTACTGAATATCCCCCTTCGCTCCCTTGCAGCAGAATTACTAGGTAAAGAAACCGGTTGCGCCTTAGGTCGAGGCGGGTCTATGCATATGTGTGGTCCAAATTTCCCAGGAGGATTTGGAATCGTAGGAGGTCAAATTCCCTTAGCTGCAGGAGCAGCATTCGCTATCAAATATCGGGGTGAAGATAAGATCTCTCTAGGATTCATGGGAGATGGAGCAGTGGCTCAAGGGGTATTTCACGAAACGTTAAATTTTACTGCTCTACATAGCCTCCCTTTAATGCTGATTATAGAAAATAATGGCTGGGGCATGGGGACTGCTCTCAATCATGCTATTGCAAAGCAACCGATAGGAGAATCCCAAGGAGCTTCTTACGGTATACGTTCATTCACTTTAAACGGCTTTGACCTTTTCAATTGTCTTTTAGGCTTTAAAGAAGCTTATGAGTACATGCAAAAGACGCGACTCCCCGTCATTGTTGAATGCTTATGTTCTCGATTTAGAGGACACTCCATTTCCGATCCCAACCTGTATAGAAGTAAAGAAGAAATGGAATGCCTGATCAAAAAAGATCCTATCGTTTTCGCTAAAAAATGGCTGATCCAGTTGGGAGTAATGTCAGAAGAAAGTTTTCAAGCATTACGTGAGGAATGTAAGAATAAGGTTTTAAAAGCTTTTACTGAAGCAAAATCAGATCCAGAACCAACGATTGCTACATTAGAAGAAGGTGTGTATGCCTAA
- a CDS encoding pyruvate dehydrogenase complex dihydrolipoamide acetyltransferase: MISLLKMPKLSPTMEVGTIVKWHKNNGDKIEFGDVLLEVSTDKAVLEHTATEEGWFRDCLVKEGTKVQIGTPIAVISSEKDESFDLDHILPKTPEPELSIENVRLEEKEEVTKAQPYVAPTQLAFQFKPEPPLSKPLSLKVDSSKSPISPLAKRVAKERNLDISGIKGSGPGGRIVEKDLDKAPTKGIAGFGYPEAPEVHPGSYHEETLSPIRDIIAQRLQAAKASIPHFYVTQKVYASPLLALLKELQVQGIKLSINDCIVRACALALKEFPEVNSGFNSVDNTIVRFETIDISIAVAIPDGVITPIVRCADRKNIGMISAEIKNLAAKAKSQSLKEEEYKGGSFCVSNLGMTGITAFTAIINPPQAAILTVGSVQEEPVVINGEIIVGSTCILTLSIDHRVIDGYPAAMFMKRLQKILEAPSVLLLN; this comes from the coding sequence GTGATTTCTCTATTAAAAATGCCGAAACTTTCTCCAACCATGGAAGTAGGAACAATCGTAAAATGGCATAAGAACAATGGCGATAAGATAGAGTTTGGTGACGTTCTCTTAGAAGTATCCACAGATAAGGCTGTGCTAGAACACACGGCAACTGAAGAGGGCTGGTTCCGGGATTGTCTTGTTAAAGAGGGAACAAAAGTACAGATCGGCACACCCATAGCTGTCATATCTTCTGAGAAGGATGAGTCTTTTGACTTAGATCATATCCTTCCTAAAACTCCCGAGCCAGAACTTTCTATAGAAAATGTGCGGCTAGAAGAAAAAGAAGAAGTCACGAAAGCACAACCATACGTTGCCCCTACGCAGCTAGCCTTTCAATTTAAACCTGAACCTCCTCTGTCTAAACCTCTATCTTTAAAAGTAGATTCTTCAAAATCCCCCATTTCTCCCCTAGCTAAACGTGTAGCGAAGGAAAGAAACCTGGATATTTCTGGAATCAAAGGTAGCGGTCCTGGCGGACGTATTGTTGAAAAAGACCTGGATAAAGCTCCTACCAAAGGTATTGCCGGTTTTGGTTACCCTGAAGCTCCTGAAGTGCATCCTGGATCCTATCACGAGGAAACTCTTTCTCCTATTCGAGATATCATTGCACAGAGGCTACAAGCTGCAAAAGCCTCTATTCCACATTTTTATGTAACACAAAAAGTGTATGCTTCGCCGTTACTTGCCTTACTTAAAGAATTACAGGTCCAAGGAATTAAGCTGTCTATTAATGACTGTATTGTTCGTGCTTGCGCCTTAGCTTTAAAAGAGTTTCCTGAAGTCAATTCAGGTTTCAATAGCGTCGATAATACCATTGTACGTTTTGAAACTATCGATATTTCAATTGCTGTGGCTATTCCTGATGGTGTGATCACGCCTATTGTACGCTGTGCTGACCGTAAGAATATAGGTATGATTTCTGCCGAGATTAAAAACTTAGCTGCTAAAGCTAAATCTCAATCTTTAAAAGAGGAAGAGTATAAAGGCGGGTCTTTCTGTGTTTCCAATTTAGGCATGACGGGAATTACCGCATTCACAGCCATTATCAATCCCCCTCAAGCAGCTATTCTTACTGTAGGTAGTGTTCAAGAAGAGCCTGTAGTTATCAATGGAGAGATTATAGTTGGTTCTACATGTATATTGACATTATCTATAGATCACCGTGTGATTGACGGATATCCTGCAGCCATGTTTATGAAACGATTACAGAAAATTTTAGAAGCTCCTTCTGTCCTTTTATTAAATTAA
- a CDS encoding glycogen/starch/alpha-glucan phosphorylase yields MNFDKNLVNVETMKQAILNRLYFGVVRSPESASARDIFTAVAQTVMEWLAKGWLKTQNSYYEQDVKRVYYISMEFLLGRSLKSHLLNLGMLDLVRDALEELHYDFDTLIQMEADAGLGNGGLGRLAACYLDSMATLGIPAYGYGIRYDYGIFDQKIVNGYQVEAPDEWLRYGNPWEICRGEYLYPVRFYGRVIHYTDARGKEVADLVDTQEVLAMAYDVPIPGYGIETVNTLRLWQAQSPHGFEFNYFNHGNYIRAIEDIALVENISRVLYPNDSISEGQELRLKQEYFLVSATIQDILRRYTKTHISLDDLPNKAAVQLNDTHPALGIAEMMHILVDREELPWDTAWDMTTRIFNYTNHTILPEALERWSIDLFSRLLPRHLEIIYEINSRWLEKVSQRFPGNDDKRRALSIIEEGCDKHVNMASLAVVGSSKVNGVSAFHSHLIKTTLFKDFVEFFPDKFINVTNGITPRRWLALCNPRLDALLEETIGSAHITDLSQIHKVLPFADDASFREQWHKIKLNNKQDFALKLKKEIGENIDPSSMFDFHVKRIHEYKRQLMNILRVIYLYNDLKENVSSSIVPTTVIFAGKAAPGYAFAKLIIKLINSVADCVNNDPKVNQVLKVLFLPNYRVTMSEMIMPASDISEQISTAGMEASGTGNMKFALNGALTIGTMDGANIEMSEYIGRDNMFIFGLLEEEIAKIRREYYPQAICNNNPKIAHVLKLLDQGFFNTSDKDLFKPIVHRLLHEGDPFFVLADLESYIKVHESAATLFQHTEEWVKKSIYNVGGMGFFSSDRAIADYARDIWNVPTHHKS; encoded by the coding sequence ATGAATTTTGATAAGAATTTAGTAAATGTAGAAACGATGAAGCAGGCAATTTTAAATCGTCTGTATTTTGGTGTAGTTCGATCTCCGGAATCTGCTTCAGCAAGAGATATATTTACAGCAGTTGCACAGACTGTAATGGAATGGTTAGCTAAAGGCTGGCTAAAAACCCAGAATAGTTACTACGAACAAGATGTTAAGCGTGTTTATTATATTTCTATGGAATTTCTACTTGGTAGAAGTTTGAAAAGCCATCTTCTGAATTTAGGAATGTTGGATCTTGTTCGCGATGCTTTAGAGGAATTGCATTATGATTTCGATACTTTAATACAAATGGAAGCAGATGCAGGATTAGGGAATGGTGGATTAGGACGACTTGCAGCGTGTTATTTAGATTCCATGGCGACCTTGGGAATTCCTGCTTATGGATATGGTATCCGTTACGATTATGGTATCTTTGATCAGAAAATAGTGAATGGTTATCAAGTAGAAGCCCCCGATGAATGGTTGCGTTACGGTAACCCTTGGGAAATATGTAGAGGAGAATATCTCTATCCTGTTCGCTTTTACGGTAGAGTAATTCATTATACGGATGCTCGAGGCAAAGAAGTTGCTGATCTTGTAGATACTCAAGAAGTGCTAGCCATGGCTTATGATGTCCCTATTCCAGGATATGGCATAGAGACTGTAAATACCTTACGCTTGTGGCAAGCACAATCCCCACATGGATTTGAGTTTAATTACTTTAATCATGGGAATTATATTCGTGCCATAGAAGACATTGCATTAGTAGAGAACATTTCTAGAGTATTATACCCTAATGATTCTATTTCTGAGGGGCAAGAGCTGCGGTTAAAACAAGAGTACTTTTTAGTTTCTGCCACAATCCAAGATATTCTTCGTCGATATACGAAAACACATATTTCTTTGGATGATCTCCCGAACAAGGCAGCTGTACAGCTTAATGATACCCATCCTGCATTAGGAATAGCTGAAATGATGCATATCTTAGTTGATAGGGAGGAACTCCCTTGGGATACCGCTTGGGATATGACCACACGCATTTTCAATTATACAAATCATACGATATTGCCAGAAGCCTTAGAGCGTTGGTCTATCGATCTCTTTTCAAGACTATTGCCTAGACATTTAGAGATTATCTATGAAATTAATTCTCGATGGTTGGAGAAAGTTTCTCAGAGATTTCCTGGAAATGACGATAAGCGTCGAGCGTTGTCTATTATTGAGGAGGGTTGTGATAAACATGTCAATATGGCCAGTTTAGCAGTTGTAGGTTCGTCTAAAGTTAATGGTGTCTCTGCTTTTCACTCTCATCTTATAAAAACCACATTATTTAAAGATTTCGTAGAGTTTTTCCCCGATAAATTTATTAACGTAACTAATGGGATTACCCCAAGACGTTGGCTCGCCTTATGTAATCCGCGCTTGGATGCATTATTAGAGGAAACGATAGGGAGTGCTCATATTACGGACCTCTCTCAAATTCACAAGGTGCTACCCTTCGCTGATGATGCGAGTTTTCGAGAACAGTGGCATAAAATTAAGCTAAATAATAAGCAGGATTTTGCATTAAAACTTAAAAAAGAAATCGGAGAGAACATAGATCCGTCCTCTATGTTTGATTTTCATGTAAAGCGTATTCATGAATATAAACGGCAGTTAATGAACATTCTTCGGGTTATTTATCTTTATAATGATCTTAAAGAGAATGTATCTTCAAGTATTGTCCCCACAACAGTAATTTTTGCTGGAAAAGCGGCCCCAGGATACGCTTTTGCTAAGTTAATCATTAAACTTATCAATAGCGTCGCCGACTGTGTAAATAATGATCCTAAGGTAAATCAAGTCTTAAAAGTTCTCTTTCTTCCAAATTATCGGGTGACGATGTCTGAGATGATTATGCCTGCTTCTGATATCTCTGAGCAGATCTCTACAGCAGGTATGGAAGCTTCCGGAACGGGAAATATGAAATTTGCGTTAAACGGTGCCCTAACAATAGGAACCATGGATGGAGCCAATATAGAAATGTCGGAATATATTGGTAGGGACAATATGTTCATTTTCGGTTTGCTAGAAGAAGAAATCGCAAAAATCAGGCGAGAGTATTACCCACAGGCTATATGTAATAACAATCCCAAGATTGCTCATGTGTTAAAATTACTAGATCAAGGATTTTTCAACACTTCAGACAAAGACCTATTCAAGCCTATAGTACATAGATTATTACATGAAGGTGATCCATTCTTTGTTTTAGCGGATTTAGAATCGTACATTAAAGTGCATGAATCTGCGGCTACCTTATTCCAACACACAGAAGAATGGGTGAAGAAATCGATATATAACGTAGGCGGTATGGGCTTTTTCTCTAGTGATAGAGCTATTGCTGACTATGCCAGAGATATATGGAATGTTCCGACTCATCATAAATCTTAA
- a CDS encoding alpha-ketoacid dehydrogenase subunit beta encodes MPKYVTLEIREAIREAIDEEMARDPNVCILGEEVAEYNGAYKVTKGLLDKWSSSRVIDTPISEAAFAGIGIGAALTGLRPIIEFMSWNFSLVAADQIISHAAKMHYMTGGMFSVPIVFRGPNGAAAQVSCQHSHCVEALYANIPGLIVISPSNSYDAKGLLKSAIRNDNPVLFLENELEYNLKCEVPVEEYLIPIGKSQIVEEGKDLTIITYGRMVSIVKQAVKVAKQRYGLSIEILDLRTIKPLDISGIFSSVKKTGNCIVVEEGHYFAGISAEIITEITEHVFDYLDSPPLRVCQRETPMPYNKTLEQATLPNANRILDTIEKIMR; translated from the coding sequence ATGCCTAAGTATGTTACATTAGAAATCCGAGAAGCTATTAGAGAAGCTATTGATGAAGAAATGGCGAGGGATCCTAATGTATGTATACTAGGAGAAGAAGTCGCTGAATATAATGGTGCTTATAAAGTTACAAAAGGCCTTTTAGATAAGTGGTCGTCATCACGAGTTATTGATACACCAATTAGTGAAGCAGCATTTGCCGGAATAGGAATTGGAGCGGCATTAACTGGTTTGCGTCCTATTATAGAATTCATGAGTTGGAATTTTTCTTTAGTGGCTGCAGATCAAATTATTTCACACGCCGCAAAAATGCATTATATGACTGGGGGCATGTTTTCAGTTCCGATTGTATTTCGTGGTCCTAATGGAGCGGCAGCACAAGTCTCTTGTCAGCACTCTCATTGTGTTGAGGCCCTATATGCTAACATCCCCGGTTTGATTGTTATTTCCCCATCCAATTCTTATGACGCTAAAGGACTATTAAAATCTGCTATTAGAAATGACAACCCTGTTCTCTTCTTAGAAAACGAGTTGGAGTATAATCTCAAATGCGAAGTCCCTGTCGAAGAATACTTAATCCCTATTGGGAAGTCTCAGATCGTGGAAGAGGGCAAAGATTTAACAATTATCACCTACGGTCGAATGGTTTCTATTGTAAAACAAGCTGTAAAGGTTGCGAAACAGCGTTACGGTCTTTCCATAGAAATTCTTGATCTACGCACAATCAAGCCACTAGATATCTCTGGAATATTTTCTTCAGTAAAGAAAACAGGAAATTGTATAGTTGTAGAAGAGGGTCATTACTTTGCAGGGATCTCTGCCGAAATCATTACGGAAATTACAGAACATGTTTTTGATTACCTAGACAGCCCTCCTTTAAGAGTATGCCAAAGAGAAACTCCTATGCCGTACAACAAGACATTAGAGCAAGCAACTCTGCCCAATGCGAATCGTATTTTAGACACTATCGAAAAAATCATGAGGTAA